In Larus michahellis chromosome 24, bLarMic1.1, whole genome shotgun sequence, the sequence cccatccccatcgccCCCGCTGTGcccgcgcccccccccagcaAGGTGTGTCGGGGGGCCGCGGGGACGGTGTGACGCCCTGGGGGGCCACGGTGTCCCCGGAGGAAGCGgaggggctgtgggtgccccCGGAGGAAGCGGGGGGGGGCCCCGGCGGCACACGCGTGGGGCCGGAAAGCCCCGGTGCCACGGGCTATGTAGGTCGCGGGCAGCTGGGCCGGTGGCATGCGCACGCTCTGCCTGACACGCGTGTGTCACGCGTGTCCCCCAGCGCCGCCTCTCCCCAACACACGTCATGCGTGTCCCCCAGCGCTGCCTCTCCCCGTCATGCCTGTCACGCGTGTCCCCCAGGGCCGCCTCTCCCCGTCATGCCTGTGTCACGCGTGTCCCCCAGCGCCACCTCTCCCTGACACACGTGTCACGCGTGTCCCCCAGCGCTGCCTCTCCCCGTCATGCCtgtgtcacacgtgtcccccagCGCTGCCTCTCCCTGAAAACACATCATGCGTGTCCCCCAGCGCCACCTCTCCCCGACACACGTGTCCCCCAGCGCTGCCTCTCCCTGTCATGCCTGTGTCACGCGTGTCCCCTAGCACCGCATCTCCCCGTCATGCCTGTGTCACACGTGTCCTCCAGCGCCTCCTCTCCCCGACACACCTGTGTCATGTGTGtcccccagcacctcctctccctgacACACGTGTCACGCGTGTCCCCCAGCACCGCCTCTCCCCATCATGCCTGTGTCACGCGTGtcccccagcacctcctctccctgacACACGTGTCACGCGTGTCTCCCAGCGCCGCCTCTCCCCGTCATGCCTGTGTCACACATGTCCCCCAGCACCGCATCTCCCCATCATGCCtgtgtcacacgtgtcccccagCGCCACCTCTCCCTGACATGCCtgtgtcacacgtgtcccccagCGCTGCCTCTCCCTGAAAACACATCACGCGTGTCCCCCAGCGCCGCCTCTCCCCGACATGTCACGCGTGTCCCCCAGCGCTGCCTCTCCCTGACACACGTGTCACGCGTGTCTCCCAGCGCCGCCTCTCCCCGTCATGCCTGTGTCACGCGTGTCCCCCAGCGCCGCCTCTCCCTGACACACGTGTCACGCGTGTCCCCCGGCGCTGCCTCTCCCCGTCATGCCTGTGTCACGCGTGTCCCCCAGCGCCGCCTCTCCCTGACACACGTGTCACGCGTGTCCCCCAGCACCGCCTCTCCCCGTCATGCCTGTGTCACGCGTGTCCCCCAGCGCCGCCTCTCCCTGACACACGTGTCACGCGTGTCCCCCAGCGCCGCCTCTCCCCGCAGCCGTCAAGTTCGGCCGCATGTCCAAGAAGCAGCGGGACCGGCTGCAGGCcgaggtgcagcagcagctggagcagcggCAGCGGGAGCGGGCGGCCGAGGGgacccccgccgtcccccccggGCTGACGGGGTGCCGGGGacaccccctgaccccccccggcaccacggagggccgggccgggccggcgacGGAGGGACAGCCTGGGCGGCTGGAGGGGACCACGCGGGGTCCGGATGGAGACGGGGACGGCCCCGAGTTCTACCCCCCCGCCACTGTCAGCAGCCTCCTGGAGTCACCCACGTCCTCCGGCCTGGAGATCGGTGAGTCCCTGGGTGCCAcgtgcccgtggggctggggctgtcacccatgggtgctccctgGTGGAGAGATGGCTCCGTCAGCCGTGGGTGCTCAACGGTGGTGGGACCCGGCTCCGTCACTGATGGGTGCCAGACGGCGGTGGGACCTGGGTGcatcacccatgggtgctctATGGTGGTGGGACCTCACCGCGTCACCCGTGGGTGCTCCATGGTGGCAAGCTGACTCcatcacccatgggtgctctATGGTGGTGGGACCTGGGCTctgtcacccatgggtgctctaTGGTGGTGGGACCTGGATGcatcacccatgggtgctcagtggtggtgggaccagcctCCGTCCCTGATGGCTGCCAGATTGTGGTGGGACCTTGCCCACCGGGGACATGGCCCAGGGctgcctgccctgtccccatccccgtccccgagCCCCCGTCCCCCGCAGAGCACCTCACCCAGAACGTCCTCAAGTCGTACCGCGAGACCTGCCAGCACCGCGCCGAGGACCTGCAGCTCCGGCGCTGGGACACCTTCTCCCGCGAGGAGGTCTGCGCCTACCAGAAGAAGGTGAGGCCaccggggtggggacaggggaggggacGCCGCGGTCCCCAGGGCACCCAGAGCACGCCGAGGGCCTGGTGCCCACGGCTCCGACGTGGCTGGGACGTTGCAGAAGGTTTGGAGGGGGTgtggggttcgggggggggggggggggggtgtgacggCCGAGTGACGGGGTGTCACGACGGCCGGGTGACGGGGTGTCACACGGGGCGGGTGGCAGTCGACGGAGGAGATGTGGCAGCGCTGCGCCGGGCGCATCACCGAGGCCATCCAGTACGTGGTGGAGTTCGCCAAGCGCCTGCGCGGCTTCATGGACCTCTGCCAGAACGACCAGATCGTCCTCCTCAAAGCGGGTACGGGGCCACCTTGTCCCCTTGTTCcctcccccagggccaccacctcccctgtccccacctccggGGTCAccccgtccccctgtccccagccccacagtccCTGCGGTCCCCATCTCCCCggccctggtgtccccaggcGATGGAATGCTGTGGTCCCACCAGGGAGGTGACAATCCCTACAGAGTGCCATGGCCCCATGGGGGGTGGCAGTCCCCAGGGGCTGGTGTGGTCCCATCAGGACGTGACAGTCCCCAAGGGCCACTCCCAACCCCACCTgggaggtgacagtcccatgggtcccactggggaggtgacagtccccaagggccaccctgACCCCACCTGGGAGGTGGcagtcccatgggtcccaccgaggaggtgacagtcccatgggtcccacgggggaggtgacagtccccaagggccaccccgACCCCACCCGGGAGGTGACAATCCCATGGGTCCCACCGAGGAGGTGacagtcccatgggtcccacgggggaggtgacagtccccaagggccaccctgaccccacccgggaggtgacagtcccatgggtcccatgggggaggtgacagtccccaagggccaccccgACCCCACCCGGGAGGTGACAATCCCATGGGTCCCACCGAGGAGGTGacagtcccatgggtcccacgggggaggtgacagtccccaagggccaccctgaccccacccgggaggtgacagtcccatgggtcccacgggggaggtgacagtccccaagggccaccctgaccccacccgggaggtgacagtcccatgggtcccatgggggaggtgacagtccccaagggccaccccgACCCCACCCGGGAGGTGACAATCCCATGGGTCCCACCGAGGAGGTGacagtcccatgggtcccacAGGGGAGGTGATGacagtccccaagggccaccctgaccccacccgggaggtgacagtcccatgggtcccacgggggaggtgacagtccccaagggccaccctgACCCCACCCGGGAAGTGacagtcccatgggtcccacgggggaggtgacagtccccaagggccaccctgACCCCACCTGGGAGGTGGcagtcccatgggtcccaccgaggaggtgacagtcccatgggtcccacgggggaggtgacagtccccaagggccaccccgACCCCACCCGGGAGGTGACAATCCCATGGGTCCCACCGAGGAGGTGacagtcccatgggtcccacgggggaggtgacagtccccaagggccaccctgaccccacccgggaggtgacagtcccatgggtcccacgggggaggtgacagtccccaagggccaccccgACCCCACCCGGGAGGTGACAATCCCATGGGTCCCACCGAGGAGGTGacagtcccatgggtcccacgggggaggtgacagtccccaagggccaccctgaccccacccgggaggtgacagtcccatgggtcccacgggggaggtgacagtccccaagggccaccctgaccccacccgggaggtgacagtcccatgggtcccacgggggaggtgacagtccccaagggccaccccgACCCCACCCGGGAGGTGACAATCCCATGGGTCCCACCGAGGAGGTGacagtcccatgggtcccacggGGGAGGTGATGacagtccccaagggccaccctgaccccacccgggaggtgacagtcccatgggtcccacgggggaggtgacagtccccaagggccaccctgACCCCACCCGGGAAGTGacagtcccatgggtcccacgggggaggtgacagtccccaagggccaccccgACCCCACCCGGGAGGTGACAATCCCATGGGTCCCACCGAGGAGGTGACAGTCCCATGGGTCCCATGGGGGAGGTGATGacagtccccaagggccaccctgACCCCACCCGGGAGGTGACAATCCCATGGGTCCCACgggggaggtgacagtcccatgggtcccaccgaggaggtgacagtcccatgggtcccacgggggaggtgacagtccccaagggccaccccgACCCCACCTGGGAGGTGACAATCCCATGGGTCCCACCGAGGAGGTGacagtcccatgggtcccacggGGGAGGTGACAATCCCATGGGTCCCACCGGGGAGGTGAGACCCCCTCAAGGGCCGGGGGCACCGACCCAGCCCCGAGCAGCGGCACCGCGGGGCCCCGTGTCCCCGGTGccaccgtccccgtccccgccgggggggtggcaggcgCCATGGAGGTGGTGCTGGTGCGCATGTGCCGAGCCTTCAACTCCGACAACCGGACCGTCTTCTTCGAGGGCAAGTACGCGGGCGCCGAGCTCTTCCGATCCCTGGGTAGGGCCGGGGACACGGGgtgttggaggggggggggaagatgacACCGAGgggaggggacccggggggggaCCCGGGCGGTGACGAGGACTCCCCCCAGGCTGCCACGAGCTCATCGGCTCCATCTTCGACTTCGCCCAGAGCCTTTGCGCTCTGCACTTCTCGGAGAGCGAGGTGGCCCTCTTCAGCGCCCTCGTCCTCGTCAACGCCAGTGAGGgacctgtcccctgtcccctgtcccccaccccgggcatcagttccccccacccccaccccgggccccGTAGGAACCCCAACCAGGGTTTGCCCCAAACCCCCCTGGTTTTGTCCTAAAgcgggtgctgggggctggggttGGGTGGCCTGAGCTGGCCCCTGCTggccccccaccccgtccccgtgGTTGTCCCCACCCTGTGCCTCTCCCGTCCCGCTCTCAGTCCcagctgtccccgtccccgttcccgtccccagccctggccctgtCCTGGCGTGGTCCCCATCTTGTCCCCATCCTCAGCCCACCCTGCTACCGTCCCTGTCCTTGTCACCGTCTCCATCCTCATCCcgcccttgtccccatccttcttcattcccatccctgtccctgtccccatccccatcccatgccatccgtgtccccgtcccaatccctatcccatccctgtccccgtccccgtccccatcccaatcccatccctGTCTCTGCCCCGTCCtcatcccaatcccatcccatccttgtccccatccccatcccgtccctgtccccatcccaatcctatcccatccctgtccccgtccccatcccgtccctgtccccatcccaatcccgtcccatccctgtccctgtccccatccccacgccacccgccgtgtccccgtccccagacCGGCCGTGGCTGCAGGATCAGGCCAAGGTGGCCCGGCTGCAGGGACACCTGGAAGTCGCCTTCCGCCTCCTGCTGCGCCGGACCCACCGCGaggggctgctggccagggtgcggggaccggggggggccggggggggaccgggggcatggggggggcatgggggagcaggggggaccGGGGGACCAGGGGAGACAGGGGGGACCGAGGGGACAGGGGACCCGGGGGACCTGGGGGGaccgggggaaggcgggggacacgggggggtgtggggggacagggggcacagaggggaccgcggggacaggggggacagtggggacagggggaaagggggggaccgaggggacagggaggacaggggggaccagggggacctggggggactgggggaaggctggggacacgggagggggtggggacacagggggggaccgggggaaggcaggggacacgggggggtgtggggggacagggggcacagACGGGactgcggggacaggggggacagtggggacagggggaaagggggggaccgaggggacaggggggagagggggacacgggagggggggggcatgggggaacaggggggccggggggccaggaggggatggaggggacaagggggacagggggacggggggggtggggaccaGGGGGGACcggggtgacagaggggaccgggggaaggcggggggcacaggggggtgtggggggaccggggtgacagaggggaccgggggaaggcgggggacacgggggggtggagggtgggtggggacacaggggacacagaggagaagggggggacCGAGTGGACaggggggacccggggggaccgggggaaggaaggggacacgggggggtgtggggacacagggggggaccgggggaaggcgggggacacgggggggtgtggggggacagggggcacagaggggacaggggggacagtggggacagggggaaagggggggaccgaggggacaggggggacagtggggacaggggggaccgggggaaggcaggggacacGTGGGGGGGGTAAGACATGGGGGAacaggggggccgggggggggatggaggggacaagggggacgggggacgggggggggaccaggggggaccggggtgacagaggggaccgggggaaggtgggggacacaggggggtgtggggggacagggggggacgggggggaccaAGGGGAtcgggggaaggtggggggaccgggggggtgtggggggacagggggcagaggggggactggggacactagggggacaccagggggacaggggggacagaggggaccggggggggggggctgccatggcagggggtcaCCTTGGGGCACGGGGTGCCCTGCGGGTGTGACGCGTGTGTCCCCTCCGTGCGCGCATGTGTGTGACAAGCGTGTCGCCTCCGTGCGGGTGTGCGTGTGACAGGCGCGTCCCCTCCACACGCGTGCGTGTGACGTGCGTGTCCCTGGTGTGTCAGGCGTGTGACGGGCGCGTGTCCCCTCCGCGTGCACGCGTGTGACGTGAGTGTGACATGCATGTCCCCTCCGTGTGCCCGTGTGGTGCGTGTCCCCTGGCGTGGCAGGCATGTGACAGGTGCATGTCCCCTCCGTGTGCCTGTGAATTGTCCCCTCTGCGTGCATGCGTGTGACATGTGTGTCCCCTCCGTGTGCATGTGTGACACGTGTCGCCTCCGCGTGCATGCATGTGACACGTGTCCCCTCTGTGTGCATGTGACACGTGTCCCCTCCCTCTGCATGTGTGTGACACGTGTGTCCCCTCCGTGTGCATGTGTGACATGTGTCCCCTCCATGTGCATGCATGTGACACGTGTCGCCTCCGTGTGCATGCATGTGACATGTGTCCCCTCCGTGTGCATGCATGTGACACGTGTCGCTTCCATGTGCATGCATGTGACACGTGTCGCCTCCGTGTGCATGCATGTGACACGTGTCCCCTCCGTGTGCGTGTGACATGTGTCCCCTCTGTTTGCATGTGTGACACGTGTCCCCTCCGCGTGCATGCATGTGACATGTGTCCCCTCCGTGTGCATGCGTGTGACACATGTGTCCCCCCTGTGTGCATGCACGTGACACGCATGTCCCCTCCGCGTGCGTGCCTGTGAAACGCGTGTCCCCTCCGCCTGCGTGTCCCCTGGCATGGCAGGTGTGTGGCAGCCGCGTGCCCCCCGAGCGCGTGTCCACGTGACACGTGCGTCCCCTCCGTGTGCGTGCACGTGACATGTATGTCCCCTCCGCgcgcgcacgtgtgtgtgtgtgacacgcACGTCCCCTCCACGCACGTGCATGTGACGTGCGTGTCGCCGGCGTGCCAGGCGTGTGCCAGGCGTGTGCTAAGCGTGTGCCAGGCGTGTGCCAGGCGTGTGACAGGCGTGTCCCCGCGGCAGCTGCCGCCGCAGGGCCGTCTGCGCGCGCTGTGCTCGCAGCACGTGGAGCAGCTCCAGGCCTTCCTGCGCCCGCGCCCCGGGGGGCTCCTcgccgccttcccccccctctACCGCGAGCTCTTCGCCTGCGAACCCGAGGGcccccgctgacccccccccggccccctcccagcGACGCCTGGGGCCTCCCATGGACACCCCCCTCCATCCGCCAGCGGCCGGTGGGGTGCGGGCACCCGGGGGTGCTCCCGCGGCCAGGGGGGACCCACACCCCACGGGGCTCCGGCACCCGGTGATGCCCTGTCACCCGGTGGTACCCCCGTCACCCGGCAATGCTCCGGCACCCACGGAGGATCCATCACCTGGTGACACTTTGTCACCCAGCGGGGTTTTGTCACCCAGAGATGCTCCATCACCCAGTGATGCCCTGTCACCCGGTGGCACCCCTGTCACCTGGTGATGCCCTGTCACCCGGTGGCACCCCCTGTCAGCCGGTGATGCTCCGTCACCCAGTGATGCTGTGTCACCTGGTGGTACCCCCGTCACCCGGCAATGCCCCGTCACCCACAGAGGATCCATCACCTGGTGACACTTTGTCACCCAGTGGGGCTTCGTCACCCAGAGATGCTCCGTCACCCAGTGATGCCCTGTCACCCAGTGGCACCCCTGTCAGCCGGTGATGCTCTGTCACCCAGTGATGCTGTGTCACCCAACCGGTGATGCTGTGTCACCTGATGGTACCCCTGTCACCCAGAGATGCTCCGTCACTCACAGAGGATCCATCACCTGGTGACACTTTGTCACCCGGCGGGGCTTTGTCACCCAACGATGCCCTGACACTAAGAAGGATCCATCACCCAGTGATGTCCCATCACCCAGCAGGGTTTTGTCACCTGGCAGGGCTTTGTCACCCGGCAACATTCTGTCACCTGATGATGCTCTGTCACCCACGGAGGATCCACCATCCTGGTGACGCTCTTGTCACCTGGTGGGATTTTGTCACCCGGTGATGCTTTGTCACCCAGAGGAGCTTCGTCACCTGGTGACGCTCCATCACCCCGTGACGCTCTGTCACCTGGTGATACCCCATCACCCAGCGATGGCACCCAAGGAGGATCCATCACCCGGTGACGCCCCATCACCCGACGGCGCTGTCACCCAAGGAGGATCCATCACTTGTCGATGCCCCGTCACCCAGAGGACCTCTGTCACCCAGCGACGCTCCGACACCCAGCAGGGCTTTGTCCCCCGGCGACGCCCTGTCACCCAGCAGGGTTTCATCACCCAGTGGGGTTTTGTCACCCAGTGACACGCCAGCACCCAAGGGAGCTCCATCACCCGGTGACACTCCATCACCCAGCGGCGCTCTGTCACCCGAGGGTGCCCCATCACGGGGGGGGTCACCCACCACCcaggggtgcccctgccccgcAGAGCACTTCGGGGTCCctggggccgcggcggggggggtccccaaagtgCTCTGTCTCCCATGGCCACCGGCTCACGTATTGGTGGACAAGTGTGTGTCCcccggggggtgacgggggggttGATAGGGGGTGAGTGACGGGGGCGAGTGACAGGGCACCGCGGCTGTACCGAGGGGAATAAAGGCTTTCTGGGGGGGACAGCGTGTCCCTGGGCTCCGTCGTGGGGGGGACCCGGGTGACATGAGGGTGACACAGGGGGGTGTGACATGGGGGGTGACATGCAGGTGACagagggggggtgacaggggggtgacaggggacagaGGGTGGCCCCAGGTGGCATGGGGTGAAGGGGGGAGTGACACGGGCAGGGGTGACACGAGGGGGTGACACAgtggtgacatggggacagggggtgccGCAGGGGGTGGCCCCAGGTGACATGGGATGACACGGGGGGGGTTGCCACGGGGGAAGTGTCACAGCGGGGGTGACACAGGTGTGACAGGGGACgcggggtgacacaggggtggcCCCAGGCGACACGGGGGGTGGCCCCAGGTgacacgggggggtgacagggggtgacacggggggggggtgacacggggcgggggggtgacaaGGGGGGACGGGTTGACACAGGAGGTGGCCCCAGGTgacacgggggggtgacagggtgacaTGAGGGGAGTGACACCGGGGGGGTGGCCCCGGTGACACCGGCGACAGCGCGAGCCGCGCCGCGGGACCCCACGGCCACGTGGGGCCTTGTGGgcggggccgagccccccccccgctctaCTGGACACCCCGCCCGTCACTCACCGCTCAGGGCGGGTCTCAGCGGGCCGCTTGCTGCTCGCTGATTGGCTGCAGCCCGCCGCCGCGCGGCGCGGATTGGCCGTCTTATTCCCAGGCCGGCGCTTCGCCCCGCCCCctcacaccttcccccccccccgctccgtcCCGCGCGATTGGCCGCCTCTCCTTCGGCGGTGATTGGTGGAGCGAGGAAGAGCGGCTCTGCGATTGGgtgggcggcgggagggggcggggctggcggcggcggcggcgacgacggcggcggcgcgagggcggcgggagcgggacgGACCGCGGGGTTCTGTGGGGGCGGTGCCGGGACGGTGCCGGGTCTCCGGGGCCGCACCGCCGGGACCGGGCTCCTCAGGTAGGTTGAGGccgccccgggaggcggcgggaccGGGAGGGGGTCGGTGCCCACCCGCTGCGGCGGCTCCtctggcggggcggcgggaggccgcgGCCTGCACCGGCGAGAGAGGGGCTGAGGCGGGCTCGGGCCGGGACGCCTGTGCCTCGGGGGCGGGAGGCGACAGCTCCGCAGCGGGTGTGCGGGCAGAGGGAGGCGGCGGAGGGTGCCCCGGTGCGGGTGGGGGCGGCTCGGCCCGGGTCCCCCCTCCCGGTCTGGGGCCTGGCTGCCGGTAACGCCCCTTCGCCCCCTCCGCCAGGTAGCGGCGATGGCGGCGGAGCGGGGTTACTGGAGCAGCCTGACTGCACTGCAGaaagctgccctgctcctgggggtcCCGGCCGGTGCCACCGTCCTCTACATCCTGTACCGCCGGTACCGGGAGAGCCGAGGTGGGTGtcgcagcccccccccggggcgtCCCCAGACGCCCCCTGCCCCGTTCCCCAGCCTCCTCTCGCCTGTC encodes:
- the RORC gene encoding nuclear receptor ROR-gamma isoform X4; its protein translation is MHARTGVAHTVPRVPRVPRGAATPTPLPGGPSGRVPTPSLPPAAHIEIIPCKICGDKSSGIHYGVITCEGCKGFFRRSQQSSLSYACSRQQNCPIDRASRNRCQHCRLQKCLRLGMSRDAVKFGRMSKKQRDRLQAEVQQQLEQRQRERAAEGTPAVPPGLTGCRGHPLTPPGTTEGRAGPATEGQPGRLEGTTRGPDGDGDGPEFYPPATVSSLLESPTSSGLEIEHLTQNVLKSYRETCQHRAEDLQLRRWDTFSREEVCAYQKKSTEEMWQRCAGRITEAIQYVVEFAKRLRGFMDLCQNDQIVLLKADRPWLQDQAKVARLQGHLEVAFRLLLRRTHREGLLARLPPQGRLRALCSQHVEQLQAFLRPRPGGLLAAFPPLYRELFACEPEGPR
- the RORC gene encoding nuclear receptor ROR-gamma isoform X1, which codes for MHARTGVAHTVPRVPRVPRGAATPTPLPGGPSGRVPTPSLPPAAHIEIIPCKICGDKSSGIHYGVITCEGCKGFFRRSQQSSLSYACSRQQNCPIDRASRNRCQHCRLQKCLRLGMSRDAVKFGRMSKKQRDRLQAEVQQQLEQRQRERAAEGTPAVPPGLTGCRGHPLTPPGTTEGRAGPATEGQPGRLEGTTRGPDGDGDGPEFYPPATVSSLLESPTSSGLEIEHLTQNVLKSYRETCQHRAEDLQLRRWDTFSREEVCAYQKKSTEEMWQRCAGRITEAIQYVVEFAKRLRGFMDLCQNDQIVLLKAGAMEVVLVRMCRAFNSDNRTVFFEGKYAGAELFRSLVPAVPVPVPVPSPGPVLAWSPSCPHPQPTLLPSLSLSPSPSSSRPCPHPSSFPSLSLSPSPSHAIRVPVPIPIPSLSPSPSPSQSHPCLCPVLIPIPSHPCPHPHPVPVPIPILSHPCPRPHPVPVPIPIPSHPCPCPHPHATRRVPVPRPAVAAGSGQGGPAAGTPGSRLPPPAAPDPPRGAAGQAAAAGPSARAVLAARGAAPGLPAPAPRGAPRRLPPPLPRALRLRTRGPPLTPPRPPPSDAWGLPWTPPSIRQRPVGCGHPGVLPRPGGTHTPRGSGTR
- the RORC gene encoding nuclear receptor ROR-gamma isoform X2, giving the protein MHARTGVAHTVPRVPRVPRGAATPTPLPGGPSGRVPTPSLPPAAHIEIIPCKICGDKSSGIHYGVITCEGCKGFFRRSQQSSLSYACSRQQNCPIDRASRNRCQHCRLQKCLRLGMSRDAVKFGRMSKKQRDRLQAEVQQQLEQRQRERAAEGTPAVPPGLTGCRGHPLTPPGTTEGRAGPATEGQPGRLEGTTRGPDGDGDGPEFYPPATVSSLLESPTSSGLEIEHLTQNVLKSYRETCQHRAEDLQLRRWDTFSREEVCAYQKKSTEEMWQRCAGRITEAIQYVVEFAKRLRGFMDLCQNDQIVLLKAGAMEVVLVRMCRAFNSDNRTVFFEGKPAVAAGSGQGGPAAGTPGSRLPPPAAPDPPRGAAGQAAAAGPSARAVLAARGAAPGLPAPAPRGAPRRLPPPLPRALRLRTRGPPLTPPRPPPSDAWGLPWTPPSIRQRPVGCGHPGVLPRPGGTHTPRGSGTR
- the RORC gene encoding nuclear receptor ROR-gamma isoform X3, yielding MHARTGVAHTVPRVPRVPRGAATPTPLPGGPSGRVPTPSLPPAAHIEIIPCKICGDKSSGIHYGVITCEGCKGFFRRSQQSSLSYACSRQQNCPIDRASRNRCQHCRLQKCLRLGMSRDAVKFGRMSKKQRDRLQAEVQQQLEQRQRERAAEGTPAVPPGLTGCRGHPLTPPGTTEGRAGPATEGQPGRLEGTTRGPDGDGDGPEFYPPATVSSLLESPTSSGLEIEHLTQNVLKSYRETCQHRAEDLQLRRWDTFSREEVCAYQKKSTEEMWQRCAGRITEAIQYVVEFAKRLRGFMDLCQNDQIVLLKAGAMEVVLVRMCRAFNSDNRTVFFEGKYAGAELFRSLGCHELIGSIFDFAQSLCALHFSESEVALFSALVLVNANRPWLQDQAKVARLQGHLEVAFRLLLRRTHREGLLARLPPQGRLRALCSQHVEQLQAFLRPRPGGLLAAFPPLYRELFACEPEGPR